GATATGGGCGGGCTTGTGGTTGTCGATTTTATCGATATGGACCATGCGCGAGATCGCAAGCGCGTGGAAGATGAAATGCGCCAGGCCATTCGCCGCGATCGGTCCAAGATCCGGTATTCGCGGATTACGGCGTTTGGGCTGATGGAGATGACTCGCCAGCGGGTGCGTCCCAGTTTGATGTCCACTTATTCTGCGCCCTGTCCGCAATGCCATGGTACCGGGCACATTCCGAGTCAGGAAACCGTGCTGTCGCGCATTGAACGCTGGCTCAAACGCTCTCGTGCAGCCGCACTCGAACGGCGGCTTACTGTGCAGGTTCACCCCACGCTCGGGTTTTATTTGCTCGAAAATCGCAGGGAGCGCCTCAAAGCTATCCGCAAGTCCACCCGGGTTTGGCTCGATGTCGAGTCGGCTCCAGATTTGAGTGAAGAAGATTATCGCATTTTTTCCAGAAAGCGGAAGATCGATGTGACAAATGAAGTTCAAACTTGACATACATTACGACTTCAGATAAATTTAGCTCTCTTTGGATTTTCCGATCCACGCCGGGTCGGGAAGTTTGTTTGGAAATCAAAAGTGGGGACTGTAACAGTTTCTGGAGGTTTTGAGTATGTATGCAGTAGTCGATATCGCTGGTAGCCAATACAAGGTGGAAGAGGGCGATCATATCCGCGTGGCCCGGCTCGATGCCGAGGCGGGGGATTCTCTCACTTTGCCCGATGTGTTGCTCGTAGGTGACAGCGATGAAATTAAGGTGGGTACGCCTCAAGTTGAAGGGGCTGCCGTCGAAGTGAGCGTTAAAGGACACGGTCTCGCAGACAAAGTCACGGTTTTTAAGATGAAGCGCCGCAAGAATTACCGGCGCAAGAGAGGACATCGGCAA
The genomic region above belongs to Gemmatimonadota bacterium and contains:
- the rplU gene encoding 50S ribosomal protein L21; the encoded protein is MYAVVDIAGSQYKVEEGDHIRVARLDAEAGDSLTLPDVLLVGDSDEIKVGTPQVEGAAVEVSVKGHGLADKVTVFKMKRRKNYRRKRGHRQSYTDLQVEKIVAES